From a region of the Mauremys mutica isolate MM-2020 ecotype Southern chromosome 12, ASM2049712v1, whole genome shotgun sequence genome:
- the LOC123345430 gene encoding zinc finger protein 501-like isoform X1 codes for MQENYETVTSLAGFPIPKPDLIARLEAGEEPWVPDLQASKEIKISRGNHAAGDETMSENKEGNPQQECSEQVELQGSILRRADGNFFQCFEERKAWSNWHRSERKLGNCQRKQVDESIESGREGKDSKETTAQLTNHKGKKPCKCLDCGKSFSGSSNLINHGRLHTGERPYKCLECGNSFSNVSGRFCHSRIHTGERPYKCLQCRKSFTVSSVLIIHQRTHTGEKPYKCLECGKSFRARSALIVHQRTHTGEKPYKCLDCGKSFCQSSHLISHARIHMRERPYKCLECGKSFIAASALITHQRTHTGEKPYKCLECGASFSRSSNLITHWRLHTGERPYKCLECGKSFSAPSALIVHQRTHTGEKPYKCLDCGKSFSWSSNLIANERLHTGERPYICLDCGKSLSQHASHIKHGRIHKGKKL; via the exons atgcaggagaattatgagactgtgacctctctgg CAGGATTTCCTattcccaaacctgacctgatCGCCCGGCTGGAAGCAGgagaagagccgtgggtcccggatcTCCAGGCCTCCAAGGAAATAAAGATCTCAAGAGGTAACCATGCAG caggtGATGAGACAATGAGTGAGAACAAGGAGGGGAATCCACAACAGGAATGTTCTGAGCAAGTGGAACTGCAAGGGAGCATATTGAGAAGAGCGGATGGGAATTTTTTCCAATGCTTCGAAGAGAGAAAAGCCTGGAGTAATTGGCACAGGTCAGAAAGGAAGCTGGGAAATTGCCAAAGAAAGCAAGTAGATGAATCCATTGAAAGTGGGAGAGAAGGCAAGGATTCCAAGGAAACCACAGCCCAGCTGACAAATCACAAAGGAAAGAAACCCtgtaaatgcttggactgtggtaAAAGCTTCAGTGGGAGCTCAAATCTTATTAACCATGGGAGACTGCatacgggagagagaccctataaatgccttgagtgtgggaacaGCTTCAGTAATGTCTCAGGACGTTTTTGCCAtagcagaatccacacaggagagagaccataTAAATGCCTTCAGTGTAGGAAGAGTTTCACTGTATCATCAGTCCTTATTAttcatcagagaacccacacaggagagaaaccctataaatgtcttgagtgtgggaaaagtttccgtGCACGATCAGCCCTTATTgtacatcagagaacccacacaggagagaaaccctataaatgcttggactgtgggaaaagtttctgtCAGAGCTCACATCTTATTAGCCACGCaagaatccacatgagagagagacCATATAAAtgtcttgagtgtgggaaaagttttattgcagcatcagcccttattacacatcagagaacccacacgggagagaaaccctataaatgcttggAGTGTGGTgcaagcttcagtcggagctcaaatCTTATTACCCATTGGAGACtacacacgggagagagaccctataaatgccttgagtgtgggaaaagtttcagtgcaCCATCAGCCCTTATTgtacatcagagaacccacacaggagagaaaccctataaatgcttggactgtggtaaaagcttcagttggagctcaaATCTTATTGCCAATGAGAGActgcacacgggagagagaccctatataTGTTTGGATTGTGGGAAAAGCCTCAGTCAGCACGCAAGCCATATTaagcatgggagaatccacaAGGGGAAGAAACTGTGA
- the LOC123345430 gene encoding zinc finger protein 501-like isoform X2, whose amino-acid sequence MQENYETVTSLAGFPIPKPDLIARLEAGEEPWVPDLQASKEIKISRGNHAGDETMSENKEGNPQQECSEQVELQGSILRRADGNFFQCFEERKAWSNWHRSERKLGNCQRKQVDESIESGREGKDSKETTAQLTNHKGKKPCKCLDCGKSFSGSSNLINHGRLHTGERPYKCLECGNSFSNVSGRFCHSRIHTGERPYKCLQCRKSFTVSSVLIIHQRTHTGEKPYKCLECGKSFRARSALIVHQRTHTGEKPYKCLDCGKSFCQSSHLISHARIHMRERPYKCLECGKSFIAASALITHQRTHTGEKPYKCLECGASFSRSSNLITHWRLHTGERPYKCLECGKSFSAPSALIVHQRTHTGEKPYKCLDCGKSFSWSSNLIANERLHTGERPYICLDCGKSLSQHASHIKHGRIHKGKKL is encoded by the exons atgcaggagaattatgagactgtgacctctctgg CAGGATTTCCTattcccaaacctgacctgatCGCCCGGCTGGAAGCAGgagaagagccgtgggtcccggatcTCCAGGCCTCCAAGGAAATAAAGATCTCAAGAGGTAACCATGCAG gtGATGAGACAATGAGTGAGAACAAGGAGGGGAATCCACAACAGGAATGTTCTGAGCAAGTGGAACTGCAAGGGAGCATATTGAGAAGAGCGGATGGGAATTTTTTCCAATGCTTCGAAGAGAGAAAAGCCTGGAGTAATTGGCACAGGTCAGAAAGGAAGCTGGGAAATTGCCAAAGAAAGCAAGTAGATGAATCCATTGAAAGTGGGAGAGAAGGCAAGGATTCCAAGGAAACCACAGCCCAGCTGACAAATCACAAAGGAAAGAAACCCtgtaaatgcttggactgtggtaAAAGCTTCAGTGGGAGCTCAAATCTTATTAACCATGGGAGACTGCatacgggagagagaccctataaatgccttgagtgtgggaacaGCTTCAGTAATGTCTCAGGACGTTTTTGCCAtagcagaatccacacaggagagagaccataTAAATGCCTTCAGTGTAGGAAGAGTTTCACTGTATCATCAGTCCTTATTAttcatcagagaacccacacaggagagaaaccctataaatgtcttgagtgtgggaaaagtttccgtGCACGATCAGCCCTTATTgtacatcagagaacccacacaggagagaaaccctataaatgcttggactgtgggaaaagtttctgtCAGAGCTCACATCTTATTAGCCACGCaagaatccacatgagagagagacCATATAAAtgtcttgagtgtgggaaaagttttattgcagcatcagcccttattacacatcagagaacccacacgggagagaaaccctataaatgcttggAGTGTGGTgcaagcttcagtcggagctcaaatCTTATTACCCATTGGAGACtacacacgggagagagaccctataaatgccttgagtgtgggaaaagtttcagtgcaCCATCAGCCCTTATTgtacatcagagaacccacacaggagagaaaccctataaatgcttggactgtggtaaaagcttcagttggagctcaaATCTTATTGCCAATGAGAGActgcacacgggagagagaccctatataTGTTTGGATTGTGGGAAAAGCCTCAGTCAGCACGCAAGCCATATTaagcatgggagaatccacaAGGGGAAGAAACTGTGA
- the LOC123345430 gene encoding zinc finger protein 501-like isoform X3, with protein sequence MQENYETVTSLGFPIPKPDLIARLEAGEEPWVPDLQASKEIKISRGNHAAGDETMSENKEGNPQQECSEQVELQGSILRRADGNFFQCFEERKAWSNWHRSERKLGNCQRKQVDESIESGREGKDSKETTAQLTNHKGKKPCKCLDCGKSFSGSSNLINHGRLHTGERPYKCLECGNSFSNVSGRFCHSRIHTGERPYKCLQCRKSFTVSSVLIIHQRTHTGEKPYKCLECGKSFRARSALIVHQRTHTGEKPYKCLDCGKSFCQSSHLISHARIHMRERPYKCLECGKSFIAASALITHQRTHTGEKPYKCLECGASFSRSSNLITHWRLHTGERPYKCLECGKSFSAPSALIVHQRTHTGEKPYKCLDCGKSFSWSSNLIANERLHTGERPYICLDCGKSLSQHASHIKHGRIHKGKKL encoded by the exons atgcaggagaattatgagactgtgacctctctgg GATTTCCTattcccaaacctgacctgatCGCCCGGCTGGAAGCAGgagaagagccgtgggtcccggatcTCCAGGCCTCCAAGGAAATAAAGATCTCAAGAGGTAACCATGCAG caggtGATGAGACAATGAGTGAGAACAAGGAGGGGAATCCACAACAGGAATGTTCTGAGCAAGTGGAACTGCAAGGGAGCATATTGAGAAGAGCGGATGGGAATTTTTTCCAATGCTTCGAAGAGAGAAAAGCCTGGAGTAATTGGCACAGGTCAGAAAGGAAGCTGGGAAATTGCCAAAGAAAGCAAGTAGATGAATCCATTGAAAGTGGGAGAGAAGGCAAGGATTCCAAGGAAACCACAGCCCAGCTGACAAATCACAAAGGAAAGAAACCCtgtaaatgcttggactgtggtaAAAGCTTCAGTGGGAGCTCAAATCTTATTAACCATGGGAGACTGCatacgggagagagaccctataaatgccttgagtgtgggaacaGCTTCAGTAATGTCTCAGGACGTTTTTGCCAtagcagaatccacacaggagagagaccataTAAATGCCTTCAGTGTAGGAAGAGTTTCACTGTATCATCAGTCCTTATTAttcatcagagaacccacacaggagagaaaccctataaatgtcttgagtgtgggaaaagtttccgtGCACGATCAGCCCTTATTgtacatcagagaacccacacaggagagaaaccctataaatgcttggactgtgggaaaagtttctgtCAGAGCTCACATCTTATTAGCCACGCaagaatccacatgagagagagacCATATAAAtgtcttgagtgtgggaaaagttttattgcagcatcagcccttattacacatcagagaacccacacgggagagaaaccctataaatgcttggAGTGTGGTgcaagcttcagtcggagctcaaatCTTATTACCCATTGGAGACtacacacgggagagagaccctataaatgccttgagtgtgggaaaagtttcagtgcaCCATCAGCCCTTATTgtacatcagagaacccacacaggagagaaaccctataaatgcttggactgtggtaaaagcttcagttggagctcaaATCTTATTGCCAATGAGAGActgcacacgggagagagaccctatataTGTTTGGATTGTGGGAAAAGCCTCAGTCAGCACGCAAGCCATATTaagcatgggagaatccacaAGGGGAAGAAACTGTGA
- the LOC123345430 gene encoding zinc finger protein 239-like isoform X4 — MSENKEGNPQQECSEQVELQGSILRRADGNFFQCFEERKAWSNWHRSERKLGNCQRKQVDESIESGREGKDSKETTAQLTNHKGKKPCKCLDCGKSFSGSSNLINHGRLHTGERPYKCLECGNSFSNVSGRFCHSRIHTGERPYKCLQCRKSFTVSSVLIIHQRTHTGEKPYKCLECGKSFRARSALIVHQRTHTGEKPYKCLDCGKSFCQSSHLISHARIHMRERPYKCLECGKSFIAASALITHQRTHTGEKPYKCLECGASFSRSSNLITHWRLHTGERPYKCLECGKSFSAPSALIVHQRTHTGEKPYKCLDCGKSFSWSSNLIANERLHTGERPYICLDCGKSLSQHASHIKHGRIHKGKKL, encoded by the coding sequence ATGAGTGAGAACAAGGAGGGGAATCCACAACAGGAATGTTCTGAGCAAGTGGAACTGCAAGGGAGCATATTGAGAAGAGCGGATGGGAATTTTTTCCAATGCTTCGAAGAGAGAAAAGCCTGGAGTAATTGGCACAGGTCAGAAAGGAAGCTGGGAAATTGCCAAAGAAAGCAAGTAGATGAATCCATTGAAAGTGGGAGAGAAGGCAAGGATTCCAAGGAAACCACAGCCCAGCTGACAAATCACAAAGGAAAGAAACCCtgtaaatgcttggactgtggtaAAAGCTTCAGTGGGAGCTCAAATCTTATTAACCATGGGAGACTGCatacgggagagagaccctataaatgccttgagtgtgggaacaGCTTCAGTAATGTCTCAGGACGTTTTTGCCAtagcagaatccacacaggagagagaccataTAAATGCCTTCAGTGTAGGAAGAGTTTCACTGTATCATCAGTCCTTATTAttcatcagagaacccacacaggagagaaaccctataaatgtcttgagtgtgggaaaagtttccgtGCACGATCAGCCCTTATTgtacatcagagaacccacacaggagagaaaccctataaatgcttggactgtgggaaaagtttctgtCAGAGCTCACATCTTATTAGCCACGCaagaatccacatgagagagagacCATATAAAtgtcttgagtgtgggaaaagttttattgcagcatcagcccttattacacatcagagaacccacacgggagagaaaccctataaatgcttggAGTGTGGTgcaagcttcagtcggagctcaaatCTTATTACCCATTGGAGACtacacacgggagagagaccctataaatgccttgagtgtgggaaaagtttcagtgcaCCATCAGCCCTTATTgtacatcagagaacccacacaggagagaaaccctataaatgcttggactgtggtaaaagcttcagttggagctcaaATCTTATTGCCAATGAGAGActgcacacgggagagagaccctatataTGTTTGGATTGTGGGAAAAGCCTCAGTCAGCACGCAAGCCATATTaagcatgggagaatccacaAGGGGAAGAAACTGTGA